A stretch of Amycolatopsis balhimycina FH 1894 DNA encodes these proteins:
- a CDS encoding ABC transporter ATP-binding protein, translating into MTPLGEALPGEDLLVVDGLTVRFGGLTALHDVRLSVDAGTVVGVIGPNGAGKTTLFNVVCGFVRPQAGRVLWRGEPLVRHRTEHLARLGIVRTLQGLGLFPGLTVLENVMAGAGRHARTGVLPALAGAGRSARDEAALAARARETLGELGIDDLADRLPGVLPYGVRKRVALARALVADPDLLLLDEPASGLSAAELAELSTLILALRRHMAIVLVEHHMDFVMQVCDRVVVLNFGEVIAAGTPAEIQADPRVAEAYLGDPAEEAPGA; encoded by the coding sequence ATGACACCTCTTGGTGAGGCACTGCCCGGCGAGGACCTGCTTGTGGTCGACGGCCTGACCGTGCGCTTCGGTGGCCTCACCGCGTTGCACGACGTCCGGCTGAGCGTCGACGCCGGCACCGTCGTCGGCGTCATCGGGCCCAACGGCGCCGGCAAGACCACGCTGTTCAACGTCGTCTGCGGGTTCGTGCGGCCGCAGGCGGGCCGCGTGCTGTGGCGGGGAGAACCCCTCGTGCGGCACCGCACCGAACACCTCGCCCGGCTCGGGATCGTCCGGACCCTCCAGGGTCTCGGCCTGTTCCCCGGGCTGACCGTGCTGGAGAACGTGATGGCCGGGGCGGGCCGCCACGCCCGGACCGGCGTGCTGCCGGCCCTGGCCGGAGCCGGCCGTTCGGCGCGCGACGAAGCCGCGTTGGCCGCCCGCGCCCGCGAAACGCTCGGCGAGCTCGGGATCGACGACCTCGCCGACCGGCTGCCCGGCGTTCTTCCTTATGGCGTAAGGAAACGCGTCGCGCTCGCGCGGGCGCTGGTGGCGGACCCGGACCTGCTGCTGCTCGACGAACCCGCGAGCGGGCTCTCGGCCGCCGAACTCGCCGAGCTCTCGACGTTGATCCTGGCCCTGCGGCGGCACATGGCGATCGTCCTCGTCGAACACCACATGGACTTCGTCATGCAGGTCTGCGACCGCGTGGTGGTGCTGAACTTCGGCGAGGTGATCGCGGCGGGCACCCCGGCCGAGATCCAGGCCGACCCCCGCGTGGCCGAGGCCTACCTGGGTGACCCCGCCGAGGAGGCGCCCGGTGCTTGA